The genomic interval TGGGCGTGCCCTTGTCCATTACCACCTTTACTCTTCCCCACGAGATAGAGCTCTACATCGCGGATGTGCTGTCCTATTTCCTGGAAGAAATCAATCAGGAAAAGCTGAAAGACTACCTCATTTACTGCATCAACGAACTCGCGACGAACGCGAAGAAAGCGAACACCAAGCGGGTATATTTTACGGAAAAAGAACTCGACATCAACGACGCCGGGGACTACACCGTCGGAATGTCGAAGTTTAAGGAAGACACCCTTTCAAACATCAACTACTACCTCCAGCTCCAAAAGGAAGCCGGGTTATACGTAAAAATTGTCATGCAAGTGAAGGGAAAGGACATTCTGCTGGAAGTCCGGAACAACTCGGAGATGACGAAGGTCGAGTTCAAGCGGGTGTTCGACAAGCTCGCTCGTTCCCGCCAATTCACCTCGCTCGAAGAAGCCTTTTCACAGGTTCTGGACGACTCCGAAGGCGCGGGACTCGGCCTGGTTATCCTCATTCTCATGCTGAAAAAGGCAGGCCTCAACGACGATAACTACCAGGTGTTCGTCGAAGGCGGCGAGACGATTACCCGCATAATCATCCCGATGGACACCCAGATCGAAGAACAGGTGGCGTCTCTCACCAAAGAAATCATCGAGTACATCGACACCTTGCCGAAATTTCCCGAGAACATCGCCGAAATCGAAAAGCTTCTCAACGATCCGGATTCGAAAATGTCGGCGATCGCGGCCCACATCAGCAACGACGTCGCCCTTACGACGGATTTGCTGAAATTGGTAAATTCTGCGGCTTTCTCGCTCGCGAAAAAATGCACCAGCATCACCGAAGCGGTGAAGATGATCGGAATCCGCGGCATCAAGAACCTTTTGTTCTCCGTCGGAACCCTTCAGATCCTCGGACACATGTCCGACGAGCAGAAAAACCTGTGGGACCACTCCTACAAGGTGGCCTTCTATTCCTACAACCTTGCCAGAAATTTCCTGCACGACCGCATCGTCACAGAGGACGCCTACGTATGCGGACTTCTCCACGACCTGGGAAAGATCATCTTCAGCGCCCTGTATCCGGAAACGCTGGCTAAAATGGAAGAACTGAAGCACCGGCACAACATACCGGATAAACTCTATAATGCTCTGCTTTCCGGCATGAACCATCCGGACATCGGCGCGGCCCTGGCGGAAAAGTGGAACTTCCCCCCTGCCTTGATAGCGGCGATCAAGCATCACCATTCGATCGAGACGGCTCCGGAAGAGTACCGCATGCTCGCGTCGACCGTATGCCTTGCCGACATGCTGGTTCATTTCTCGGAAGGCGGTCTCGAATTCTACCAGATCAATCCCGAGCTTCTGGCCAAATTCAAGATAACGAACGAAGCGCACCTCACCAAGATATGCGCCGCTTTTCAGAAGGGCTTCGACGCCGAACAATCAAGATAGGAAGTCCACCGTTCCATGAGGATTCCGAAGGCGACGCCGACATTGAGCGACGCCTTCAGGCCGTACATCGGAATGGTGACCCTCCCGTAAGCTGCCTTTTTCAGCCCTTCAGGGCTCACTCCCAACTCTTCAGACCCGATAATCACGATGCCCCTCTCGGGAAATTCGAAGTCTTCCAGCGGCGTTCCGCCGGTTTCAAGGGCGAATACCGGCAGGTCTCCGGGAAGATCGTCCAACGACGATACGGAATGCGGAAGATAGTCTTGCGTTCCCATCGAGGACCGCACCGCGCGCGGATGAACCATCGGAGCGCACAGGGGCGACGCGTACAAACGCTCAGCTCCGAAAGCCTCGGCCGTGCGGAAAATCGAACCCAGATTGAACGGAGACCTGATGTCTTCCGCGTATACGCAAACTCCCGGAAAAAAAGGCCGGGCGGTTCTGGGGCCGTCGACAACAGCGGCGAGGCCGGCGGGAACCACGAGATCCCATTCCGCCGGAAAGGTTCCGATCGCGCCCAATAGCGCGTGGCGGGCATGGTTGCACACCCGCAGGGGATCGCGGTTTTC from Teretinema zuelzerae carries:
- a CDS encoding TrmH family RNA methyltransferase — encoded protein: MVPLYRLDRLPFGQRRRKLAMSFATLERQILAGSGDLEYLWGLVKLALEDSSIDPVHRDELSALVSGPPENRDPLRVCNHARHALLGAIGTFPAEWDLVVPAGLAAVVDGPRTARPFFPGVCVYAEDIRSPFNLGSIFRTAEAFGAERLYASPLCAPMVHPRAVRSSMGTQDYLPHSVSSLDDLPGDLPVFALETGGTPLEDFEFPERGIVIIGSEELGVSPEGLKKAAYGRVTIPMYGLKASLNVGVAFGILMERWTSYLDCSASKPF
- a CDS encoding HDOD domain-containing protein, encoding MQEKNKTSIDVAKIKKATRMGVPLSITTFTLPHEIELYIADVLSYFLEEINQEKLKDYLIYCINELATNAKKANTKRVYFTEKELDINDAGDYTVGMSKFKEDTLSNINYYLQLQKEAGLYVKIVMQVKGKDILLEVRNNSEMTKVEFKRVFDKLARSRQFTSLEEAFSQVLDDSEGAGLGLVILILMLKKAGLNDDNYQVFVEGGETITRIIIPMDTQIEEQVASLTKEIIEYIDTLPKFPENIAEIEKLLNDPDSKMSAIAAHISNDVALTTDLLKLVNSAAFSLAKKCTSITEAVKMIGIRGIKNLLFSVGTLQILGHMSDEQKNLWDHSYKVAFYSYNLARNFLHDRIVTEDAYVCGLLHDLGKIIFSALYPETLAKMEELKHRHNIPDKLYNALLSGMNHPDIGAALAEKWNFPPALIAAIKHHHSIETAPEEYRMLASTVCLADMLVHFSEGGLEFYQINPELLAKFKITNEAHLTKICAAFQKGFDAEQSR